The genomic region AGAGATAAAATGTATCAGTCTTTAATCTCCATTGTTCAATAAGAGTGAATAAGAATGATAGAGCGTAAGCAACTCTCCCAATTTATCTTTCATGATAGAAATCGACATCCATTAATTGATGAATGATTCTCGGCCATTTGTCTTCGCTCAAATGTCAATAAGTGGGCAGCCATTGTGATATGCTTGAAAATTATCATTTCCAAATACTTGGCCATTTAGGGTTTAGGATAGAACATAAAAAACTATTTGCTTTGGTGTTTTGTGATAAACTAACAAATTCAATTGCTTGTTTACATAAAAATTAACGGGTATTGTTAGAAATTTTAAGTGAAAGTCAACATTCATTAGTGTCCACCTCAATTTATATTTTCCTTAAATTTTAATCATATTacattatcttttaaaaaaaaaatttccacaaCTCGGATATTGTAGAAGATATCAAGTTCGTGgtacttaaaaattaaatattacacCATGAACTTGACACTATCAATTACAGTAATTATATAATTACTGATCCTAATTTTAAGGGCACATGAAAAACTTGAAGGCGTTCATACGAGCACATGACAAACTACTTTCGTAcaaacatatattaataaataatattaaaatatttgataCATACATATCAGCGGAATCAACGTTTATAACGTTGTGTAATATTATTTATatgtatttcaaaaaaaaaaaaaaaaaaaaccttaaacaAATAACAAAACAGTTAGTTCTCAGCACTATATAAACCCTACAATGCTCAgtaaacacatcaaacataaaaaaaatagtaGTACTTCCATGTATTCGACAATGGCTCGCCCTTCCTCAGTCTCATCCTCATCAAAAACATCCCAGAATTCGATGAGGAATGAGCATTGGATGTTCGACGATGCGATGAACGAGCGAATTCTGTCGACTCATGTCCCCGCTAGTCGTGTTGTTGATGTTACACCAGTTCTTCAAGTCACTCGCAATGTTTTGCGTCATATCATTCCCAACATTAATCTTTCTATGAATGTAAACTTTGATAAACTTAAGATTTCATGATGTTTATATTCCAGAAAATGGAAAGATTTTCATGACAATGCTTTGGGTTTGTTTTGTCTTGTAGGGACACATCGATGCATCCGACGATCACACCAACTTGTCAGCCGTTGATGGCGAGCTTGATGCATTACACAAAATCTGCTGCGAGGTTATTCGGCTGTTTTATCTTGCTTTCGGAATGATCATTTTTGAAACCGGCAAATAACGATCGTAACCTAAGTTGATGTTTTGTAGCTATCATGCAAGTGTTCCAGAGGAGGTGATGCTCATGCAACAACAATGGCGATCTTCAACATGCTTTCAAGCTATTCATGGGGTGCAAAAGTGGTGCTAACATTAGCGGCTTTTGCAGTGAATTTCGGGGAGTTTTGGCTGATCGCTCAGCTTTGCACTTCCAACTCATTGGCAAAATCAGTGGCTCTCCTCAAGCAACCCGATATTTTAGAGCACTCCCAAACACTGAAATCCCACTTTGATGCACTCAGCAAGCTCATCAATGCAATGGTCGATGTAACCGAGTGCATTGTTGAGCTTACTGAGCTACCTTCTAAGTATATTTCCATCGATGAGCCACCATTGTCAACTGCCATGGCTCATATCCACACTGCTACCTACTGGATCATTTCGAGTGTCGTCGCTTGTGCTAGGAAAATTACAGGCCTTGTAGGGATGAGACATGAGTGAGTCATGAATTTTCTATGTGCTCAATCAGACATATGACGACATTCAATTTACCAACAATTAAATCTTTTCTTTGAATCATTTCAGGTTCACTACATCGACTTCGGACGCATGGGAGCTATCAAGCTTGGCACATAAAGTTAGCAGCATACATGAACACCTTCAAAGTCGATTACGTCTTTGTTACGAGCGTATTCGTGAGCCCATCCTTGACGataaatctagaaatataaatcctatatatatatatacatttatataaaaGATTGAGTATGATTGTAATGAAATGCAGATGAGAAGAAGCTAATGGAAGCTTTTGAACACTTCAAGCGTACCATTGAAACACCTCAAGTGGACAACTTGAAGATTCTCCAAAACATCTTCGGCAAGGAAGAGAATGTCTTGAATCCAGACAAGGCCGAGGTCTGTTTAATTCCATGATCCAAGTTTCAACCATGTTTTAAAATTCATTGGATCGTATGTTAACGTTGCTGGTATAATTTAACAGGTTTACATCAATGTCTTCAGAAGAAAGCATGTTTTATTGCTCATTTCAGATCTTGATATCTCCCAAGAGGAGATTCGGGTTCTTGAAGTTGTTTACAGAGAAAGGGTATCATGTGGGCTTAACTATGAGATTATATGGCTCCCAATTGTGGACAGAACAACTTGGAATGATGGTTATCAGGAAAAGTTTTCGACCCTGCAATCAATTATGTCGTGGTATACTGTGAGCAACCCTGTTGCCATTGAACCAGCAGTGATTAAATACATAAGGGAAGAATGGGGTTTTGCTCAGAAACCAATTGTGGTGACATTGAATCCACAAGGAAAGGTTTTATGCCCAAATGCACTCAACATGATGTGGATGTGGGGAAATTCAGCTTTCCCGTTTAGCAGTGAAAAAGAAGAAAGTTTTTGGAAAGCTAAACCTTGGACACTTGACCTTCTCGTTGCTCGCCTTGAACCAAACTTACCTACTTGGGTACATGAATATCCCCACATAACTttagtatatatgtgtatatcaATTAATATGCTTAatttatttttggttgtgttgctATAATCAGGTGAGCCAACAGAAAGTGGTTTGTTTCTATGGTGGTGTGGAAATGGAATGGATCGAATGTTTCACTACCGCAACAAAAGGGGTTGCAAAGGCTCTCGATATTGGCATAGAAATGGTTTATGTTGGAAAGAAAAATGCAAGGGAACGAGTGAAAAAGATTACTGGTTTAATCAAAGAGAAGCAACTTAGCCATGCTTGGGAAGATGACAATGTGTGGTTCTTTTGGAACCTATTAGAGAGCATGTTGTACTCGAAAACCCAACATGGGAAGACCATTGAAAACGATTTTATAAAGCAAGAAGTGATGACGATGCTTGGATATGACAGTAGTAAAAATGGATGGGCTGTGTTCTACACTGGATTGGGTGAAATGGTGAAAGCCAATGGAGAGAAAGTGCTTAGCACAATGGAGAGCTTTGATGAATGGGAAAAACTTGCCAAGCAAATGGGTTTTATCCCAGCACTTCGTAAGAAGTTGGAAGGGGTTATCAAGCACCATCATTGCACTCGCCTTATCCTTCCGGGTAACGGTGGTAGAATTCCGGAGAGGGTGCAATGTGCTGAGTGTGGTCATCCGATGGAGTTGAATTTCTTGTATCGTTGCTGTGCAGAGTGAGGTAAAGAAAGGGGAAAAAAGATGGTTTTGGGAGGTTTGTTTGGTATTATGATATGATTATCATATCTAGAGCCGACATGTTTGCTTGGTTTTCTAATAATGCTTAGGGCTCTTTTAATATCCCACACTGGTTATTGAAGAGCCTTACCTAATTTTATCTGATTGTTTGAATAGCATTCGTAGTTTGCCTTGTAAGACTACTTCCCTAATTTGAGTTTATGGCTtggatttttttaaataatgagTTAAATTCATAGTAGATCtccaaattataatttttattgt from Gossypium arboreum isolate Shixiya-1 chromosome 1, ASM2569848v2, whole genome shotgun sequence harbors:
- the LOC128290382 gene encoding uncharacterized protein LOC128290382, encoding MYSTMARPSSVSSSSKTSQNSMRNEHWMFDDAMNERILSTHVPASRVVDVTPVLQVTRNVLRHIIPNINLSMNGHIDASDDHTNLSAVDGELDALHKICCEVIRLFYLAFGMIIFETGK
- the LOC108481497 gene encoding protein SIEVE ELEMENT OCCLUSION B-like; the protein is MAIFNMLSSYSWGAKVVLTLAAFAVNFGEFWLIAQLCTSNSLAKSVALLKQPDILEHSQTLKSHFDALSKLINAMVDVTECIVELTELPSKYISIDEPPLSTAMAHIHTATYWIISSVVACARKITGLVGMRHEFTTSTSDAWELSSLAHKVSSIHEHLQSRLRLCYERIHEKKLMEAFEHFKRTIETPQVDNLKILQNIFGKEENVLNPDKAEVYINVFRRKHVLLLISDLDISQEEIRVLEVVYRERVSCGLNYEIIWLPIVDRTTWNDGYQEKFSTLQSIMSWYTVSNPVAIEPAVIKYIREEWGFAQKPIVVTLNPQGKVLCPNALNMMWMWGNSAFPFSSEKEESFWKAKPWTLDLLVARLEPNLPTWVSQQKVVCFYGGVEMEWIECFTTATKGVAKALDIGIEMVYVGKKNARERVKKITGLIKEKQLSHAWEDDNVWFFWNLLESMLYSKTQHGKTIENDFIKQEVMTMLGYDSSKNGWAVFYTGLGEMVKANGEKVLSTMESFDEWEKLAKQMGFIPALRKKLEGVIKHHHCTRLILPGNGGRIPERVQCAECGHPMELNFLYRCCAE